One genomic segment of Thermonema lapsum includes these proteins:
- a CDS encoding aspartate kinase, producing MKVLKFGGTSVGSAERMRSVASIVAQEQKPVMVVLSAMSGVTNHLVELSNALKAGHLGAARRLLSEIEEKHNNTAKDLLAGNSALLQEALDYVAGTVQLITSSFAMPWSMELEKILLAQGELLSTHLFYFYTRTLDWDSRLLSALSFMRIDEYNEPDLNYIRRQLLSLLEDHPAQVYITQGYICRNAQDQIDNLRRGGSDYTASLVGAAIGAEEIQIWTDIDGMHNNDPRIVPNTFPLRKLSFDEAAELAYFGAKILHPASILPAQRYKIPVRLLNTMQPTAPGTLITDESVERDIKAIAAKDDIIAIKIKSSRMLLAYGFLRRVFEVFERYRTPIDMITTSEVAVSLTIDNDTHLDEIVKELQGFGHVEVDKGQTIICIVGNFVADKPGVGVGIFEALRNIPLRMISYGGSPHNISLLLDTRYKKEALLALNERLFNTEPARI from the coding sequence ATGAAAGTATTGAAATTTGGAGGTACCTCGGTGGGCAGTGCCGAGCGCATGCGTTCGGTAGCTTCTATCGTTGCCCAAGAGCAAAAACCGGTCATGGTGGTGCTTTCGGCGATGTCGGGCGTTACCAATCATTTGGTAGAGCTGAGCAACGCACTCAAAGCTGGACATCTGGGCGCTGCCCGTCGCTTGCTTTCCGAAATAGAGGAGAAGCACAACAACACAGCTAAGGATTTGCTTGCTGGCAACTCGGCGCTTTTGCAAGAAGCCCTTGACTATGTTGCCGGTACTGTGCAGCTGATTACATCTTCTTTTGCCATGCCTTGGAGTATGGAGCTGGAGAAAATCCTGCTTGCACAAGGCGAATTGCTTTCTACGCACCTCTTCTATTTCTATACCCGCACACTTGACTGGGACAGTCGTCTGTTGTCGGCTCTTTCTTTTATGCGTATTGACGAGTACAACGAGCCCGACCTCAACTACATCCGTCGCCAGCTGTTGTCCTTGCTCGAAGACCACCCGGCACAGGTGTATATTACACAAGGTTATATTTGCCGCAACGCACAAGACCAAATAGACAACCTGCGCCGCGGTGGAAGCGACTATACCGCTTCTTTGGTTGGTGCCGCCATCGGAGCAGAAGAAATACAAATATGGACAGACATAGACGGTATGCACAACAACGACCCCCGCATTGTGCCCAATACCTTCCCGCTGCGTAAACTCTCTTTTGACGAAGCTGCCGAGCTGGCTTACTTTGGTGCCAAAATATTGCACCCGGCAAGTATTTTGCCTGCACAGCGCTATAAAATACCCGTCCGCTTGCTCAACACCATGCAGCCTACGGCGCCCGGTACGCTCATTACCGATGAGTCGGTTGAGCGAGACATTAAAGCCATTGCTGCCAAAGACGACATCATTGCCATCAAAATCAAATCGAGCCGCATGCTCTTGGCTTATGGTTTCCTGCGGCGTGTCTTTGAAGTATTTGAGCGCTACCGTACCCCCATTGACATGATTACCACTTCCGAAGTGGCTGTGTCTTTAACCATCGACAACGATACGCATTTGGATGAGATAGTAAAAGAACTGCAAGGCTTTGGACATGTGGAAGTGGACAAAGGGCAAACCATTATTTGCATTGTGGGAAACTTTGTCGCCGATAAGCCGGGCGTGGGCGTGGGCATTTTCGAAGCTCTGCGCAACATACCTTTACGTATGATTTCCTATGGAGGCAGTCCGCACAATATTTCCCTTTTGCTTGACACCCGCTATAAGAAAGAAGCGCTCTTGGCACTCAATGAGCGTTTGTTTAATACAGAACCTGCCCGGATATGA
- the surE gene encoding 5'/3'-nucleotidase SurE: MSFKRPLILVSNDDGIAAPGLHHLVSLMREFGEVVVVAPDSPQSGMGHAITVGDTLRLEKVNIFDGLLAYECSGTPADCVKLAKHYVLKDRTPDLVVSGINHGSNSSVSVLYSGTMSAAIEAAIEGLPAIGFSLCDYSHEADFSHTFDWIRKIVRQALEQGIPKHVALNVNFPHSKHAPLKGIRWCRQAKARWQENFDERYDPTGRRYFWLIGDFINEDTGDDTDVWALEHGYVSIVPCKFDMTDYDALRSLRSWQLD, encoded by the coding sequence ATGAGTTTTAAACGTCCTTTAATTTTAGTCTCCAACGACGACGGCATAGCAGCCCCCGGGCTGCATCACTTGGTAAGTCTGATGCGTGAGTTTGGCGAAGTAGTAGTGGTTGCTCCCGACAGCCCGCAGTCGGGCATGGGGCACGCCATCACTGTGGGCGACACCCTGCGCCTCGAAAAAGTAAATATTTTTGATGGTTTGCTTGCCTACGAATGCTCTGGCACTCCAGCCGATTGTGTAAAGCTTGCCAAGCATTATGTACTGAAAGACCGCACACCGGATTTAGTAGTGAGCGGTATCAATCATGGCAGCAACTCGTCGGTCAGTGTGCTTTATTCGGGCACCATGTCGGCAGCTATTGAAGCTGCCATCGAAGGGCTGCCTGCCATCGGCTTCTCTTTGTGCGACTACTCGCATGAAGCCGACTTCAGCCACACCTTTGACTGGATTCGCAAGATAGTGCGTCAGGCGCTGGAGCAAGGAATTCCCAAGCATGTAGCGCTGAATGTAAACTTTCCGCATAGCAAGCATGCACCGCTCAAAGGCATCCGTTGGTGCCGACAAGCCAAAGCCCGCTGGCAAGAAAACTTCGACGAGCGTTATGACCCCACAGGGAGGCGTTATTTCTGGCTCATAGGCGACTTTATCAACGAAGATACCGGCGACGATACCGACGTTTGGGCACTGGAACACGGCTATGTGTCTATTGTTCCTTGCAAGTTCGACATGACCGACTACGACGCCTTGCGTAGCTTGCGCTCTTGGCAGTTGGATTGA
- a CDS encoding SDH family Clp fold serine proteinase, producing MGEINSLFWIILLLISFQPVISRKLLESARVRFLARLERKRNSKVILLIHRQESMSFLGFPVVKFISMEDSEEVLRALEITPPDRDIDLVLHTPGGLVLAATQIARAISRRKGKVRVIVPHYAMSGGTLIALAADEIIMSPNAVLGPLDPQLGEYPAPSLIRLKAMKDINQIDDKMLIYADVAEKATAQLQETIRELLIKNYPREKADELAKVLTEGTWTHDYPINFAKAQALGLRVSDQIPVEFMQLMTLYPQPLRTRNVEYLEPVHNNPF from the coding sequence ATGGGAGAGATTAACAGCTTATTCTGGATTATTCTTCTGTTGATATCCTTTCAGCCGGTAATTAGCCGTAAGCTGCTGGAATCGGCGCGAGTTCGTTTTCTTGCTCGCCTTGAGCGCAAACGCAATTCGAAGGTCATTCTGCTTATCCATCGTCAGGAGAGCATGAGTTTTTTGGGCTTTCCGGTGGTGAAATTCATCTCGATGGAAGATTCCGAAGAGGTGTTGCGAGCACTGGAAATTACCCCTCCCGATAGGGACATAGATTTGGTACTGCACACACCCGGTGGGTTGGTGTTGGCAGCCACACAGATAGCGCGTGCCATCAGCCGGCGCAAAGGCAAGGTACGTGTGATAGTACCCCACTATGCCATGAGTGGCGGCACGCTCATTGCGTTGGCTGCTGATGAAATCATTATGTCGCCCAATGCTGTCTTGGGACCGTTAGACCCTCAATTGGGGGAATACCCTGCGCCGTCGCTCATACGTCTGAAGGCTATGAAAGATATCAATCAAATTGATGACAAGATGCTGATTTATGCCGATGTGGCAGAAAAGGCAACGGCACAACTGCAAGAAACCATCCGTGAGCTGCTTATTAAGAACTACCCCAGAGAAAAAGCAGATGAGTTGGCAAAGGTGTTGACAGAAGGTACTTGGACCCACGATTATCCTATCAACTTTGCCAAGGCACAGGCTTTGGGCTTGCGTGTGAGCGACCAGATTCCGGTGGAATTCATGCAATTGATGACGCTATATCCTCAGCCACTGCGTACGCGCAATGTAGAGTATTTGGAGCCGGTGCACAACAATCCTTTTTAA
- the serS gene encoding serine--tRNA ligase has translation MLTIQQIREEKERVVVGLQKKRIANAEQLLDEVLRCDAERRQIQKQHDDVLSESNRVAKSIGQLMQTGQKEEAEKAKAQAKQLKEEAQRLGEALREAERRLQQLLATIPNVPHESVPEGASAEDNEIVEQKGEIPVLPENALPHWELIVKYDIIDFETGSKVTGSGFPFYKGKGAKLQRALLNFFLDRAVEAGYTEVQPPVLVNEASAFGTGQLPDKDGQMYYIERDKLYVIPTAEVPITNMYRDMILNEDQLPIKHVGYTPCFRREAGTWGADVRGLNRLHQFDKVEIVQIRKPEESYEALEEMRRYVQSLLEALELPYRVVKLCGGDMSFTSALTYDMEVFAAGQKKWLEVSSVSNFESYQAARMMLRYRTENKKTELLHTLNGSALAFPRIVAALLENNQTPEGIRIPKALQPYTGFDIIN, from the coding sequence ATGCTAACTATACAGCAAATAAGAGAAGAAAAAGAGCGAGTAGTTGTAGGCTTGCAAAAAAAGCGTATTGCGAATGCCGAGCAGTTGCTTGATGAGGTGCTTCGTTGCGATGCCGAACGTCGTCAGATACAAAAGCAGCACGATGATGTGCTTTCTGAGTCGAACCGAGTTGCCAAGTCTATTGGGCAGCTGATGCAAACTGGACAAAAGGAAGAAGCAGAGAAAGCCAAAGCACAAGCCAAACAGTTGAAAGAAGAAGCGCAACGCTTAGGAGAAGCCCTGCGCGAAGCCGAAAGAAGACTACAGCAACTGCTGGCTACCATTCCGAACGTGCCTCATGAGAGCGTTCCAGAAGGGGCATCTGCCGAAGACAACGAAATAGTGGAACAAAAGGGCGAAATCCCTGTGCTTCCCGAAAATGCATTGCCTCACTGGGAGCTTATCGTCAAATACGACATTATAGACTTTGAAACGGGCAGCAAAGTAACGGGCAGTGGCTTCCCCTTCTACAAAGGGAAAGGGGCAAAACTGCAGCGCGCTCTGTTGAATTTCTTCTTAGACCGTGCCGTAGAAGCCGGCTACACAGAGGTGCAACCGCCCGTTTTGGTCAATGAAGCTTCGGCATTTGGCACCGGGCAATTGCCCGATAAAGACGGACAAATGTACTACATCGAGCGCGACAAGCTGTATGTCATACCGACTGCCGAAGTGCCTATCACCAACATGTATCGCGACATGATTCTCAACGAAGACCAACTGCCCATTAAGCATGTGGGTTATACGCCTTGTTTTCGTCGTGAGGCAGGTACTTGGGGTGCCGATGTGCGTGGTTTGAACCGCCTGCACCAATTCGACAAGGTGGAAATCGTGCAAATCCGTAAGCCTGAAGAGTCCTACGAGGCACTCGAAGAGATGCGCCGCTATGTGCAGTCGCTTTTGGAAGCGCTGGAGCTGCCCTATCGGGTAGTCAAACTGTGTGGGGGAGATATGAGTTTTACTTCGGCGCTCACTTACGATATGGAAGTATTTGCAGCAGGTCAGAAAAAATGGCTGGAAGTGAGTTCGGTAAGTAACTTCGAATCCTATCAAGCGGCGCGCATGATGCTTCGTTATCGCACAGAGAACAAGAAAACCGAACTGCTGCATACTTTGAACGGGAGTGCTTTGGCATTTCCGCGTATAGTGGCAGCCCTCTTGGAAAACAACCAAACGCCGGAAGGAATACGCATACCCAAAGCGCTGCAGCCTTATACTGGATTCGATATTATCAACTAA
- the hslV gene encoding ATP-dependent protease subunit HslV, whose product MEAIHATTVLAVKHNGSIAIGADGQATLGNTVLKSHVKKVRKLQEGKVVVGFAGSTADAFTLLERFEEKLNKYGGIMERAALELAKDWRTDRFLRRLEAMMIAISKDDILIISGTGDVLRPDEEVAAIGSGSMYAQSAALALKRHAPHLTAREMVEESLRIAADICIYTNHNFTIEELSA is encoded by the coding sequence ATGGAAGCAATACACGCAACGACCGTCTTGGCTGTGAAGCACAACGGAAGTATAGCCATCGGCGCCGACGGGCAGGCTACTTTGGGTAATACTGTGCTCAAGTCGCATGTGAAAAAGGTGCGTAAGCTGCAAGAAGGGAAGGTGGTGGTTGGTTTTGCAGGCTCTACTGCCGATGCTTTTACTTTATTGGAGCGCTTTGAGGAAAAACTCAACAAGTACGGGGGTATCATGGAGCGGGCAGCCCTTGAATTGGCAAAAGATTGGCGTACCGACCGTTTTTTGCGTCGCCTTGAAGCCATGATGATTGCCATTTCAAAAGATGACATTTTAATTATTTCGGGTACGGGCGATGTGTTGCGCCCCGACGAAGAGGTGGCTGCCATCGGTTCGGGCAGTATGTATGCCCAGTCGGCGGCATTGGCACTGAAACGCCATGCCCCGCATCTGACCGCTCGCGAGATGGTCGAGGAGTCCTTACGTATAGCAGCGGATATTTGCATTTACACCAATCACAATTTTACTATAGAGGAACTTTCTGCATAA
- a CDS encoding histidine phosphatase family protein, protein MKLYCLRHTTIADKYKSLCYGQKDVPLEETLFEKELKSLQAWLPAAFDVLLYSPLQRCARLAERLPARQKMAIPALKELSFGEWEGVSWNDIPEEALTAWMQDYVHRQPPGGESYKQLCERLHTVIDYTLELKQETVAWVTHAGCMRALLHLLLQIPLPLTFFTNLNTPAVVVFECKDGDWFLDCWNPPL, encoded by the coding sequence ATGAAACTTTATTGCCTGCGCCATACAACCATAGCAGACAAGTACAAGTCTTTGTGTTACGGGCAGAAAGACGTGCCTTTGGAGGAAACTCTCTTTGAAAAAGAATTGAAGAGCTTGCAGGCTTGGCTGCCTGCAGCTTTCGATGTGTTGCTCTACAGCCCCTTGCAGCGTTGTGCTCGCTTGGCAGAACGCTTGCCTGCTCGTCAAAAAATGGCAATACCCGCTTTGAAAGAGCTTTCTTTTGGCGAGTGGGAGGGGGTCTCTTGGAATGACATTCCCGAAGAAGCACTTACGGCATGGATGCAAGACTATGTGCACCGGCAGCCGCCCGGTGGTGAAAGCTACAAACAATTGTGCGAGCGTCTGCATACGGTCATAGATTATACCCTCGAGCTCAAGCAAGAAACTGTGGCATGGGTTACTCATGCCGGCTGCATGCGTGCCTTGCTGCATTTGCTGCTGCAAATACCTCTGCCTTTGACTTTCTTCACCAACTTGAACACCCCGGCAGTAGTCGTCTTTGAATGTAAGGACGGTGATTGGTTTCTTGACTGCTGGAATCCGCCTTTATAG
- the ribH gene encoding 6,7-dimethyl-8-ribityllumazine synthase: MATQLKNLSEYSQKNIGDISGKRFAIVVAEWNEQVTSKLLEGAYQTLCKHGAKEENIVVKSVPGSYELSLGAQWMAQRPDIDAVICLGCIIQGETRHFDFIAQAVAIGLTEVSLKWNKPVVFGVLTPDTLQQALDRAGGKHGNKGDEAAIAAIKMLGFEAGK; this comes from the coding sequence ATGGCTACACAGCTGAAAAACCTAAGTGAATACAGTCAAAAAAACATCGGAGACATCAGCGGCAAACGTTTTGCTATTGTGGTTGCCGAGTGGAACGAGCAAGTAACCAGCAAGCTGCTGGAAGGAGCTTACCAAACGCTTTGCAAGCACGGTGCCAAAGAAGAAAACATTGTGGTGAAGAGCGTGCCCGGCAGCTATGAGCTGAGCTTAGGCGCGCAGTGGATGGCTCAGCGCCCTGATATCGACGCCGTCATATGCTTGGGCTGCATCATTCAAGGCGAAACCCGCCATTTCGACTTTATAGCACAAGCCGTAGCTATAGGACTTACCGAAGTGAGCTTGAAATGGAATAAGCCAGTGGTCTTTGGGGTGCTTACCCCCGACACCTTACAACAAGCCTTGGACCGCGCGGGCGGGAAACACGGAAACAAAGGCGACGAGGCTGCCATCGCGGCTATTAAAATGTTGGGATTTGAAGCAGGCAAATAA
- a CDS encoding bifunctional 3,4-dihydroxy-2-butanone-4-phosphate synthase/GTP cyclohydrolase II, whose translation MEQAENIRLDSIEEAIEAIARGEIVIVVDDEDRENEGDFICAAEKVTPEMVNFMIKEGRGVLCVALTEERCKELNLDLMVGKSTAPNQTAFTVTVDLLGYGCTTGVSAYDRAMTIRALADPKMKAEDFGRPGHINPLKARDGGVLRRAGHTEAAVDLARLAGLRPAGVLIEVMNDDGSMARLPDLRKIADKFGMKLVSIQDLIAYRLQKDSLIKREIGVELPTQWGNFDLIAYRQVDTGDLHLALIKGRWEADEPVLVRVHSSCITGDIFGSCRCDCGPQLHRAMEMVEKEGKGVILYMNQEGRGIGLLNKLKAYKLQEQGLDTVEANEYLGFKPDQRDYGVGAQILRDLGVHKIRLISNNPKKRAGLMGYGLEIVERVPIEIAPNPHNEKYLQTKRDKLGHEILSEENKTL comes from the coding sequence ATGGAACAAGCAGAAAACATTCGTTTGGATAGCATAGAAGAGGCTATCGAAGCCATTGCACGTGGCGAAATAGTCATAGTAGTGGACGACGAAGACCGTGAAAATGAGGGAGATTTTATTTGCGCAGCCGAAAAAGTTACCCCCGAGATGGTGAACTTCATGATTAAGGAGGGACGTGGTGTTTTGTGTGTGGCACTTACCGAAGAGCGGTGTAAAGAGTTGAATTTGGATTTGATGGTAGGCAAAAGCACTGCACCCAATCAAACTGCCTTTACCGTAACGGTTGACCTGCTGGGCTACGGCTGTACCACCGGCGTATCGGCTTATGACCGTGCTATGACCATACGCGCATTAGCCGACCCCAAAATGAAAGCCGAGGACTTTGGGCGTCCGGGGCACATCAACCCACTCAAAGCGCGCGATGGGGGCGTGCTGCGCCGTGCCGGTCATACCGAAGCCGCTGTTGACTTGGCTCGTTTAGCAGGTTTGCGCCCTGCCGGTGTACTTATAGAAGTCATGAACGACGACGGCAGCATGGCACGTCTGCCCGACCTGCGTAAAATAGCCGACAAGTTTGGCATGAAGCTGGTATCTATCCAAGACCTGATAGCCTACAGGCTGCAAAAAGACTCGCTCATCAAGCGGGAAATAGGTGTGGAGCTACCCACGCAGTGGGGCAATTTCGACCTGATAGCTTATCGTCAAGTAGATACTGGCGACCTACACCTGGCACTTATCAAAGGACGCTGGGAAGCCGACGAACCCGTATTGGTACGAGTGCACTCATCTTGCATAACCGGCGATATTTTCGGCTCGTGCCGCTGCGACTGCGGTCCTCAGCTGCACCGTGCTATGGAAATGGTAGAAAAAGAAGGCAAAGGCGTGATTTTGTACATGAACCAAGAAGGACGCGGCATTGGCTTACTCAACAAACTAAAAGCGTATAAACTGCAAGAGCAAGGTTTGGATACCGTAGAAGCCAATGAATACTTAGGCTTTAAACCCGACCAACGCGATTATGGCGTAGGAGCCCAAATCTTGCGCGACTTGGGGGTACATAAAATTCGGCTCATCTCGAACAACCCGAAAAAACGTGCCGGTCTGATGGGCTATGGCTTGGAAATTGTAGAGCGTGTACCCATAGAAATAGCCCCCAATCCACACAATGAAAAGTACTTACAGACCAAAAGAGACAAATTAGGTCATGAAATTCTTAGTGAAGAAAATAAAACTTTATAA
- the rho gene encoding transcription termination factor Rho codes for MYTIEDLKIKLLSELREIAEQLKLSNYRKLSKQELIYKILDQQAVLPEEELYRLTPAKETPTEPPATKQEEPETQKENGTSTRRTRLKRQNVKEGADNTNEESSNNSEEQQEKSTQSEEKKRRLRKRTNVVETTTEATQEASAQEREKEETLQEKYDKNDGVQEVKEEETPEKKEDTSPVAQPQDTQKETSSPTETANQPTEPVKDRRYYRKLIKDFEGIVECTGVLEIQPEGYGFLRSADYNYLPSPDDVYVSHSQIRLFGLKTGDTVVGPVRPPKDGEKYFALLRINSVNGRSTDEIRDRIAFEHLTPLFPQERLKLSTKPNLYSTRLLDLFAPIGKGQRGLIVAQPKTGKTVLLKQIANAIAENHPEVYLIVLLIDERPEEVTDMIRSVRAEVISSTFDEPAERHVKVSSIVLEKAKRMVECGHDVVILLDSITRLARAYNTVIPSSGKILSGGVDANALHKPKRFFGAARNVENGGSLTIIATALIDTGSKMDEVIFEEFKGTGNMELQLDRKLANRRIYPAIDIPASGTRREDLLMDKEELNRVWILRKYMSDMTSVEAMEFLLERMRGTMDNREFLLSMNG; via the coding sequence ATGTACACCATCGAAGACTTAAAAATTAAGTTGCTTTCTGAGTTAAGGGAAATCGCCGAGCAACTCAAGCTCTCCAATTACAGGAAGCTCTCTAAGCAAGAGCTCATCTACAAAATATTAGACCAGCAAGCCGTACTTCCCGAAGAAGAACTCTACCGACTTACCCCTGCAAAAGAAACACCTACCGAACCGCCTGCTACCAAGCAAGAAGAGCCCGAAACTCAAAAAGAGAACGGCACCTCGACAAGAAGAACACGGCTTAAACGTCAGAATGTGAAAGAAGGCGCCGACAACACCAACGAGGAAAGCAGCAACAACAGCGAAGAGCAACAAGAAAAAAGCACCCAAAGCGAGGAAAAGAAAAGGCGCCTGCGCAAAAGAACCAATGTGGTAGAAACTACAACAGAAGCAACGCAAGAGGCATCTGCCCAAGAGAGAGAAAAAGAAGAAACCCTACAAGAGAAATATGACAAGAACGATGGTGTCCAAGAGGTAAAAGAAGAAGAAACACCCGAAAAGAAAGAAGATACATCACCTGTAGCTCAGCCTCAAGACACACAGAAAGAAACCTCCTCGCCTACCGAAACAGCAAACCAACCCACCGAACCAGTCAAAGACCGGCGCTATTATCGCAAGCTCATCAAAGACTTTGAAGGCATTGTAGAATGCACCGGTGTCTTAGAAATACAACCCGAAGGTTACGGTTTCTTGCGCTCGGCAGACTATAATTACCTGCCCAGCCCAGACGACGTGTATGTATCGCACTCGCAAATACGCCTATTTGGGCTGAAAACCGGCGATACCGTGGTAGGACCGGTACGTCCACCAAAAGACGGCGAAAAATATTTCGCTTTGCTGCGCATAAACAGCGTCAACGGGCGAAGCACCGACGAAATACGGGACCGCATCGCTTTTGAGCACCTCACCCCGCTGTTCCCGCAAGAACGCCTGAAATTGAGCACCAAGCCGAACCTCTACTCCACCCGTCTGCTGGACCTCTTTGCCCCCATAGGCAAAGGACAGCGCGGCTTAATAGTGGCACAGCCCAAAACAGGTAAAACCGTATTGCTTAAACAAATAGCCAACGCCATTGCCGAAAACCATCCGGAAGTATATTTAATTGTACTGCTCATTGACGAGCGCCCCGAAGAAGTAACTGACATGATACGCAGCGTACGTGCTGAGGTCATTTCTTCAACCTTCGACGAACCCGCTGAGCGTCATGTGAAAGTCTCTTCAATTGTGCTTGAAAAAGCCAAGCGCATGGTAGAATGTGGGCATGATGTGGTGATTTTACTTGACTCCATCACCCGTCTGGCGCGTGCCTACAACACCGTCATCCCTTCGTCTGGCAAGATTCTATCCGGTGGGGTCGATGCCAATGCGCTGCACAAACCGAAACGTTTCTTTGGTGCCGCCCGCAATGTGGAAAACGGAGGCTCGTTGACCATCATAGCTACCGCCCTCATTGACACCGGCTCTAAGATGGACGAGGTCATTTTTGAGGAATTCAAAGGCACAGGCAACATGGAACTGCAGCTTGACCGCAAACTTGCCAATCGTCGCATCTACCCGGCAATAGACATACCGGCGTCGGGCACACGCCGCGAAGACCTGCTCATGGACAAGGAAGAACTCAACCGGGTATGGATACTACGCAAATACATGAGCGACATGACCTCGGTAGAAGCGATGGAGTTTCTGCTGGAACGCATGCGTGGCACCATGGACAACCGTGAGTTCTTGCTGTCCATGAACGGTTAA
- a CDS encoding 1,4-dihydroxy-2-naphthoyl-CoA synthase, producing the protein MSGVIPWQTVKEYEDITYKKCNGVARIAFNRPNVRNAFRPKTVFELYDALLDAREDTSIGVVLLTGEGPADDGVYAFCSGGDQRVRGKEGYVDDNGMPRLNILEVQRLIRFMPKVVIAVVPGWAVGGGHSLHVVCDLTIASKEHAIFKQTDADVTSFDGGYGSAYLARMVGQKRAREIFFLGRNYSAQEAYEMGMVNAVVPHDQLEQVAYEWAQEILKKSRISIRMLKFAFNLVDDGLVGQQVFAGEATRLAYMTEEAKEGRDAFLEKRKPNFDQFPWIP; encoded by the coding sequence ATGTCTGGAGTTATCCCTTGGCAAACAGTCAAAGAGTACGAAGATATTACCTATAAGAAGTGCAACGGTGTGGCGCGCATTGCTTTTAACCGCCCTAATGTGCGAAATGCTTTCCGCCCAAAGACTGTTTTTGAGCTTTACGATGCGCTCTTGGATGCACGCGAAGACACATCCATTGGCGTGGTGCTGCTTACCGGCGAAGGTCCTGCCGACGATGGCGTATATGCTTTCTGCAGTGGTGGAGACCAGCGGGTGAGAGGCAAAGAAGGGTATGTAGATGACAACGGCATGCCCCGGCTCAATATTCTGGAAGTGCAGCGTTTGATTCGTTTTATGCCCAAAGTGGTGATTGCCGTGGTGCCCGGATGGGCAGTAGGCGGCGGGCACAGTCTGCATGTGGTTTGTGACCTGACCATTGCCAGTAAAGAGCATGCCATCTTTAAACAAACCGATGCCGACGTAACCAGCTTTGACGGAGGTTATGGCTCTGCTTATTTGGCACGCATGGTAGGGCAGAAGAGGGCGCGTGAAATATTCTTCTTGGGGCGTAACTATTCGGCACAAGAAGCCTACGAAATGGGCATGGTGAATGCAGTAGTGCCTCATGACCAACTCGAACAGGTGGCTTATGAGTGGGCACAAGAGATATTGAAGAAAAGCCGCATTTCTATTCGCATGTTGAAGTTTGCTTTCAACTTGGTAGATGACGGTTTGGTAGGGCAGCAGGTCTTTGCCGGTGAGGCTACGCGCTTGGCTTATATGACAGAAGAAGCCAAAGAAGGACGTGATGCCTTCCTTGAAAAGCGCAAGCCCAACTTTGACCAGTTCCCTTGGATACCTTAA
- a CDS encoding tetratricopeptide repeat protein, translated as MAKTSNKDKETPKGNESLAEALVENPEVVLNETTDFLKKNRKRLTIGLVALVVVVGAFMAYRYMKTTQQEDALNELFAAEKFFELDSTRLVIEGNGNYLGAVKVAEEYPMAEVKDAAHFYAGVAYLKEGNYEQAIAELKQFKAKDALVQARAYALLGDAYAELKQWDEAVAAYEKASKHKPNPYFTPVYLMKLALAYEQQENWAKAVETYDIIVKRFPNAQVVNEAKKYKARAEQLSSTPSK; from the coding sequence ATGGCAAAAACATCTAATAAAGACAAAGAAACCCCAAAAGGGAATGAATCTTTGGCGGAAGCATTGGTAGAAAACCCGGAGGTGGTGTTGAATGAAACCACCGATTTTTTGAAGAAAAACCGCAAACGTCTGACCATCGGGCTTGTTGCTCTTGTAGTCGTTGTAGGTGCCTTCATGGCATATCGCTATATGAAAACCACGCAGCAAGAAGATGCTTTGAATGAGTTGTTTGCTGCTGAGAAGTTTTTTGAGCTGGACTCTACGAGGTTAGTCATCGAGGGCAACGGCAACTATTTGGGGGCAGTAAAAGTAGCTGAGGAGTACCCGATGGCAGAAGTGAAAGATGCCGCGCATTTCTATGCCGGAGTGGCTTACCTCAAAGAAGGCAACTATGAGCAAGCTATTGCCGAGCTCAAGCAGTTCAAAGCCAAAGATGCCTTAGTACAAGCGCGTGCTTATGCTCTGCTGGGCGACGCATACGCCGAACTGAAGCAGTGGGACGAAGCGGTGGCAGCTTATGAAAAAGCAAGCAAACACAAGCCCAATCCTTATTTTACCCCCGTTTATTTGATGAAGCTGGCACTGGCATACGAACAGCAAGAAAACTGGGCAAAGGCAGTAGAAACTTATGACATTATCGTTAAGCGTTTCCCCAATGCCCAAGTAGTAAATGAAGCTAAGAAATACAAGGCGCGTGCAGAGCAACTGAGCTCTACGCCGTCTAAATAA